The following proteins are encoded in a genomic region of Thermovenabulum gondwanense:
- a CDS encoding nitroreductase family protein encodes MNEIINVIKTRRSIRRFLPEQIKEEELKTIIEAAIHAPSGHNEQPWHFTVIQNKELLDHFNSVIKKLMSESEVEWISAIGRNEKAHIFHNAPTVIIVSGRKSAYSALVDCSAATQNMLLAAHSLGIGSCWIGLVNFLFKIKEEAQKLSIPEGYEPFYAVALGYPDPSKQPRPIERKKDVVNYIK; translated from the coding sequence TTGAACGAAATTATTAACGTCATAAAAACCCGTAGAAGCATAAGGCGGTTTTTGCCGGAACAGATAAAAGAGGAGGAATTAAAAACAATTATCGAAGCGGCAATTCATGCCCCCAGCGGTCATAACGAACAACCCTGGCATTTTACGGTAATACAAAACAAAGAGTTACTGGACCACTTTAACAGTGTTATAAAAAAGCTGATGTCAGAATCGGAGGTAGAATGGATATCGGCAATAGGGCGCAACGAGAAGGCCCACATATTTCACAATGCACCTACGGTTATAATAGTATCCGGCAGGAAAAGCGCTTATTCCGCCCTCGTGGACTGCAGCGCTGCTACTCAAAACATGCTGCTTGCCGCCCACAGCTTGGGAATTGGCTCCTGCTGGATAGGACTTGTAAATTTTCTTTTTAAAATAAAAGAGGAGGCTCAAAAACTTTCCATCCCGGAAGGTTACGAACCGTTTTACGCCGTGGCTTTAGGCTATCCCGACCCGTCTAAACAGCCACGCCCCATTGAACGCAAAAAAGATGTGGTAAATTACATTAAATAA
- a CDS encoding response regulator — protein sequence MEFKIMVVDDDKAIRRILSGIVENYRLGEIVAEAEEGEEAFKKILSVKPDIVLIDLLLPGKDGVEIVREAKERALNTYFIMISQVETKSMVGKAYESGIEFFIKKPINVMETVKVISKVEELIKMKNTLNKIKETVAIVENKKVEEGKCPSPKRIDYILADIGILAETGAEDIKILLENYDYIKRNNLGMQEIYQFLSDYYENTGSKKSSDIKAIEMRMRRAISKALSNLAMQGMENYDNEQLLRYANILFEYKEVRKEMDFLKGRTKERGKVNVKKFLEGFMLLLN from the coding sequence TTGGAGTTTAAGATAATGGTGGTGGACGACGATAAGGCAATTAGGAGGATCTTATCGGGAATTGTGGAGAATTACCGCTTAGGAGAAATTGTGGCGGAAGCGGAAGAGGGGGAAGAAGCCTTCAAAAAAATCCTATCCGTAAAGCCCGACATTGTACTAATAGACCTTTTACTTCCCGGCAAAGATGGGGTGGAAATAGTAAGGGAAGCGAAAGAGAGGGCTTTAAATACCTATTTTATTATGATTTCCCAGGTGGAAACAAAGAGCATGGTGGGCAAGGCTTATGAAAGCGGGATAGAATTTTTCATTAAAAAGCCCATAAATGTAATGGAAACCGTTAAGGTAATATCCAAGGTGGAAGAGCTTATCAAAATGAAAAATACCTTGAATAAGATAAAAGAGACCGTTGCAATAGTGGAAAATAAAAAAGTTGAAGAGGGGAAATGCCCATCGCCTAAAAGAATAGACTACATTTTGGCGGACATAGGGATTCTCGCAGAAACCGGAGCCGAGGATATTAAAATATTACTGGAGAACTACGATTATATTAAGCGAAATAATCTTGGCATGCAGGAGATATATCAGTTTTTAAGCGACTATTACGAAAATACGGGTTCCAAAAAATCCAGCGATATAAAGGCAATTGAAATGAGGATGAGGAGGGCTATTTCCAAAGCCCTGAGCAACCTTGCAATGCAGGGAATGGAAAATTACGACAACGAACAGCTTTTAAGATATGCAAATATTTTATTTGAATATAAAGAGGTTAGAAAGGAAATGGATTTTTTAAAAGGCAGAACTAAGGAAAGAGGGAAAGTAAATGTTAAAAAATTTTTGGAAGGTTTTATGTTGCTATTAAATTAA
- a CDS encoding sensor histidine kinase — protein MKKAQEGFFAEKMIKTIIQYKKELLIAGWLTAILGEVYFYPFGTPFRFTIGVVGISFLILYFKDIEEMLLILFAGVTVFVFRVILGILVKGFSIEVAVQVHFPAMMFYFAYGIILRLMKIRDLITLPVNFVAAMSLADITGNIVELMIRRELSLKYFQEIFTFLVGVGILRAIITFSLYWLLERYKNIALKEEHERRYAELLDLLSQLKAELVYLKKSTMDLENAMKESYEIYNKLGGQVSGEEIFRIKKRALNLAKEIHEIKKDYLRISSGFSQIIPDEEKDGMSLNSLFDVIKINTERWMKTYDKKIQLKLRYNKNFIIKNYFVFLSIIGNLISNALDAVDNERGIINVSVNLDENNNKIFITVSDNGYGIDKKDLPFIFDPGFSTKMLENGELSTGLGLTHVKNLVEEMEGKVEVKTARQKGTTFFIEIPYDERYFSRIKKESGSFGV, from the coding sequence TTGAAAAAAGCGCAGGAAGGCTTTTTTGCAGAAAAAATGATTAAAACAATAATTCAGTATAAAAAGGAGCTATTAATTGCCGGCTGGCTTACCGCCATTCTCGGAGAAGTATATTTTTATCCCTTCGGAACACCTTTTCGCTTTACCATAGGCGTTGTAGGGATTTCCTTTTTAATTTTATATTTTAAAGATATAGAAGAAATGCTGCTTATTTTATTTGCGGGGGTTACTGTCTTCGTTTTCAGAGTAATTCTCGGAATACTGGTAAAAGGTTTTTCAATTGAAGTAGCCGTTCAGGTGCATTTCCCTGCGATGATGTTTTATTTTGCTTACGGTATAATTTTAAGGTTAATGAAGATAAGAGATTTAATCACCCTGCCCGTCAACTTCGTCGCTGCTATGAGCTTAGCCGATATTACAGGAAATATAGTAGAGCTTATGATAAGAAGGGAGCTCAGCTTAAAATACTTTCAGGAGATATTTACCTTTTTAGTTGGGGTAGGTATTTTAAGGGCTATAATCACTTTTTCCCTTTACTGGCTGCTGGAAAGATATAAAAACATTGCTTTAAAGGAAGAACATGAAAGAAGGTATGCGGAACTTTTGGATCTCTTATCCCAGCTAAAGGCCGAGCTTGTTTATTTAAAGAAATCCACAATGGATTTGGAAAATGCGATGAAGGAAAGCTATGAAATATACAACAAGCTGGGCGGCCAGGTAAGTGGAGAAGAAATTTTCAGGATTAAAAAGAGGGCGTTGAATCTGGCAAAGGAAATTCATGAAATAAAAAAGGATTACCTGAGGATAAGCTCGGGATTTTCTCAGATAATCCCCGACGAAGAAAAAGACGGAATGTCGTTAAATTCACTTTTTGATGTGATTAAAATTAACACCGAAAGATGGATGAAAACTTATGACAAAAAGATTCAGCTGAAATTGCGGTATAATAAAAACTTTATAATAAAAAATTATTTTGTTTTTTTATCAATAATAGGCAATTTAATTTCAAATGCTTTGGATGCCGTAGATAATGAAAGAGGAATTATAAATGTTAGCGTAAATCTTGATGAAAATAATAATAAGATTTTTATAACCGTCAGTGATAATGGATACGGTATAGATAAAAAGGACCTGCCTTTTATTTTTGACCCGGGCTTTTCTACGAAAATGCTGGAAAATGGGGAACTTTCTACGGGGTTGGGACTCACTCATGTAAAAAACTTGGTGGAAGAAATGGAAGGCAAGGTGGAAGTAAAAACGGCAAGACAAAAGGGTACAACCTTTTTTATAGAAATCCCCTATGATGAAAGGTATTTTTCCAGGATTAAAAAGGAGAGTGGATCCTTTGGAGTTTAA
- a CDS encoding EutP/PduV family microcompartment system protein, with protein sequence MFYEIVKYMLDNNKDKIIVLGPSGAGKSTFISALLGERKNVKKTQMIEFKGRFIDIPGEYIEIRRFNYIVINTALEACLIFVVQDSTSDRPSVPPGFCNIFNIPIYGIINKIDLESSNIERSKKFLIDAGIDEKNIFLVSAKTKEGMYCIEKLIKNHKLLKSFI encoded by the coding sequence ATGTTTTATGAAATAGTAAAATATATGTTAGACAATAATAAAGATAAAATAATTGTTTTAGGTCCGAGCGGGGCTGGAAAATCAACTTTTATAAGTGCATTATTGGGAGAAAGAAAAAATGTTAAAAAAACGCAGATGATTGAGTTTAAGGGAAGGTTTATTGATATTCCGGGGGAATATATTGAAATAAGAAGATTTAATTATATTGTCATTAATACTGCTCTTGAAGCTTGTTTAATTTTTGTGGTTCAAGATTCTACATCAGATAGACCGTCAGTACCGCCAGGTTTCTGTAACATTTTTAATATACCAATTTATGGTATCATCAATAAAATTGATTTGGAGAGCTCTAATATTGAAAGATCAAAAAAATTTCTCATCGACGCAGGTATAGATGAAAAAAATATTTTTTTGGTATCAGCTAAAACAAAAGAAGGTATGTATTGCATAGAAAAATTAATAAAAAATCATAAATTATTAAAGTCCTTTATCTAA
- the eutH gene encoding ethanolamine utilization protein EutH, translated as MSINQIIVDIMVVFMAIGAIDRILGNKYGFGEKFEEGFNAMGPLALAMVGVVSLAPVLAKILKPVIVPIYSALGADPAMFATTLLACDMGGYPLAMQLAQTKEAGLFAGIILGSMMGPTIVFSIPVALGIIKKEDHKALATGILAGMITIPIGCFVGGLVAGYPLGMVLSNLIPIIIVSLLIALGLWKIPNKMISGFNAFGKGVVIMITIGLAAIIIETLTGIVVIPGMASIWDGIQIIGSIAIMLAGAFPMVHFITKVFKKPLMSLGKTLGMNDIAAAGMVATLANNIPMFQIMQDMDYRGKILNVAFAVSAAFTFGDHLGFTAGVAKEMIFPMIVGKLVAGVTAIMVASLFAPRDKAVI; from the coding sequence TTGAGTATCAACCAAATTATCGTTGATATAATGGTTGTTTTTATGGCAATTGGCGCTATAGACAGAATTTTGGGCAATAAATACGGGTTTGGTGAAAAATTTGAAGAAGGTTTTAACGCTATGGGGCCATTGGCACTTGCAATGGTTGGTGTTGTTTCTTTGGCTCCTGTTTTGGCAAAAATTTTAAAACCCGTAATTGTTCCTATTTATTCTGCTTTAGGAGCCGACCCTGCTATGTTTGCAACAACCCTTCTTGCATGCGACATGGGGGGCTATCCTCTCGCTATGCAGCTTGCTCAAACAAAGGAAGCAGGTTTATTTGCTGGTATTATCCTTGGCTCCATGATGGGTCCTACAATAGTTTTTTCGATTCCTGTAGCCTTGGGTATTATTAAAAAAGAGGATCATAAAGCTCTTGCAACAGGTATATTAGCGGGTATGATTACAATACCAATAGGATGTTTTGTGGGTGGCCTTGTGGCAGGGTACCCATTGGGCATGGTATTGAGCAACCTTATTCCAATTATCATCGTTTCACTGTTAATTGCATTAGGACTTTGGAAGATTCCAAATAAAATGATATCGGGTTTCAATGCCTTTGGTAAAGGTGTTGTGATAATGATTACAATAGGCCTTGCTGCGATAATAATTGAAACCCTTACAGGCATAGTTGTAATACCTGGTATGGCTTCAATATGGGATGGTATTCAGATAATAGGTTCTATCGCTATTATGCTTGCAGGAGCGTTTCCAATGGTGCATTTTATAACGAAGGTATTTAAAAAGCCGCTGATGTCTCTTGGTAAAACCCTTGGTATGAATGATATAGCAGCAGCAGGCATGGTTGCTACTCTTGCAAACAATATACCTATGTTTCAGATAATGCAGGATATGGATTATAGAGGAAAGATTCTCAATGTAGCTTTTGCGGTAAGCGCAGCCTTTACCTTTGGTGATCACTTAGGTTTTACTGCAGGTGTTGCAAAGGAAATGATTTTCCCGATGATAGTAGGAAAGCTCGTTGCAGGTGTTACAGCAATAATGGTTGCAAGCTTGTTTGCCCCGCGGGACAAAGCAGTTATATAA
- the eutM gene encoding ethanolamine utilization microcompartment protein EutM: MAEQIALGMIETKGLVGAIEAADAMVKAANVYLIGKEHVGGGLVTVMVRGDVGAVKAATDAGAAAAQRVGELIAVHVIPRPHTDVEYILPKLNKEE; encoded by the coding sequence ATGGCAGAACAAATTGCATTGGGGATGATAGAAACCAAAGGTTTAGTAGGTGCTATTGAGGCTGCCGATGCTATGGTAAAAGCAGCAAATGTATATCTTATCGGGAAAGAACATGTGGGTGGTGGTCTTGTAACGGTTATGGTAAGAGGTGATGTAGGAGCGGTAAAAGCTGCTACTGATGCAGGAGCTGCAGCTGCTCAAAGAGTTGGTGAATTAATTGCCGTTCATGTAATACCAAGACCTCACACAGATGTGGAATATATATTGCCAAAACTTAATAAAGAGGAGTAA